The following proteins are encoded in a genomic region of Hydrogenimonas thermophila:
- the rplP gene encoding 50S ribosomal protein L16, translating into MLMPKRTKYRKQQKGRNRGKAYRGNQLAFGSIGIKAIEAGRIDSRQIEAARVAMTRHVKRTGKVWIRVFPDKPITAKPLETRMGKGKGSVDKWVMNVKPGRIIYEMAGVEEKLAREALTLAMHKLPFKTKIVTQEASNEIY; encoded by the coding sequence ATGTTAATGCCTAAAAGAACAAAATACCGAAAGCAGCAAAAAGGACGTAACCGCGGAAAAGCATACCGTGGTAATCAACTTGCTTTCGGAAGTATCGGAATCAAAGCAATCGAAGCTGGTCGAATTGACAGTCGTCAGATCGAAGCGGCTCGTGTTGCTATGACTCGTCACGTAAAACGTACAGGTAAAGTATGGATTCGTGTATTCCCAGATAAACCAATTACTGCAAAACCACTCGAAACGAGAATGGGTAAAGGTAAAGGTTCAGTAGATAAGTGGGTTATGAATGTAAAACCTGGCCGTATCATTTATGAAATGGCTGGTGTTGAAGAGAAGCTAGCAAGAGAAGCGTTGACGCTAGCGATGCACAAACTCCCTTTCAAAACAAAAATTGTAACGCAAGAGGCTAGCAATGAAATATACTGA
- the rplD gene encoding 50S ribosomal protein L4, whose amino-acid sequence MSTAVVLNENLEKAGDAEVPASFLEASAHNLYLYVKSYQAALRANTAHSKNRSAVSGGGKKPWSQKGRGGARAGSIRSPLFVGGGAAFGPKANRNYDQKVNKKQKKLALKHALAEKAANGKLFIVDNIEVASGKTKDAAAMMKKLGERDALWVKSLIDDKTYMAFRNLPNCYLIEENELNGYLAAAYHAVVIEKAVWENLTKEG is encoded by the coding sequence ATGAGTACAGCAGTAGTTTTAAATGAAAACCTGGAAAAAGCGGGAGACGCTGAAGTTCCTGCAAGCTTCCTTGAAGCAAGCGCACATAACTTATATCTTTATGTCAAGTCATATCAGGCAGCACTACGTGCAAACACTGCACACAGCAAAAACCGCTCTGCTGTAAGTGGTGGCGGTAAAAAGCCTTGGTCTCAAAAGGGACGTGGCGGTGCCCGAGCTGGTTCTATCCGAAGCCCGCTTTTTGTCGGTGGTGGTGCAGCGTTTGGACCAAAAGCAAACCGCAACTATGACCAAAAAGTCAACAAAAAGCAAAAAAAGCTTGCTTTGAAGCATGCATTGGCAGAAAAAGCAGCAAATGGCAAACTATTTATTGTTGACAACATCGAAGTTGCAAGCGGAAAAACAAAAGATGCTGCAGCAATGATGAAAAAACTTGGCGAGCGTGATGCTCTGTGGGTAAAGTCTTTGATCGATGACAAAACCTATATGGCATTTAGAAATCTTCCGAACTGTTATTTGATCGAAGAGAATGAACTCAACGGCTATCTTGCAGCAGCGTATCACGCGGTTGTCATTGAGAAAGCGGTTTGGGAAAATCTGACAAAAGAGGGCTAA
- a CDS encoding type Z 30S ribosomal protein S14 encodes MAKKSMIAKQKRKPKFKVRAYTRCSICGRPHSVYRDFGICRICLRKMGSEGLIPGMKKASW; translated from the coding sequence ATGGCTAAGAAATCGATGATTGCTAAGCAGAAGCGAAAACCTAAATTCAAAGTCCGTGCATATACTCGATGTAGTATCTGCGGACGACCACACTCAGTTTACAGAGATTTTGGTATTTGTCGTATCTGCCTTAGAAAGATGGGTAGTGAAGGTTTGATTCCAGGAATGAAGAAGGCAAGCTGGTAA
- the rplC gene encoding 50S ribosomal protein L3, whose product MEFIVEKIGMSRTINVPSIPVTLLKVQDIKVCEITEDGRAIVAYASGKKRNKAIEGQQKKYGLSPEYNKFATIKVANTEAGDLDLTPLTEAKKVKTTFKSKGRGFAGVMKRWNFAGGPRSHGSRFHRAPGSIGNCEWPGRVQPGQKMPGHYGNATVTVKNEIVSFDPESKILVVKGAVPGPNGAMGRVRISK is encoded by the coding sequence ATGGAATTCATCGTAGAAAAAATCGGCATGAGCCGAACAATCAATGTACCGAGTATCCCTGTCACGCTTCTAAAAGTGCAGGATATCAAAGTGTGCGAGATCACTGAAGACGGTCGCGCTATTGTTGCTTATGCAAGTGGTAAAAAGCGCAATAAAGCTATCGAAGGTCAGCAGAAAAAGTATGGGCTAAGCCCAGAATATAACAAATTTGCGACAATTAAAGTAGCTAATACAGAAGCTGGTGATCTTGATTTAACACCACTTACTGAAGCTAAAAAAGTTAAAACAACTTTCAAAAGCAAAGGTCGCGGATTTGCAGGTGTTATGAAGCGATGGAACTTTGCTGGTGGTCCAAGAAGCCACGGTTCACGTTTCCACAGAGCACCTGGTTCAATTGGTAACTGTGAATGGCCTGGACGCGTACAGCCGGGACAAAAAATGCCTGGTCACTATGGTAATGCGACTGTTACTGTTAAAAATGAGATCGTATCGTTCGATCCGGAAAGCAAAATCCTTGTAGTTAAGGGTGCAGTTCCTGGACCAAACGGCGCGATGGGTCGAGTAAGGATTTCTAAATGA
- the rpsS gene encoding 30S ribosomal protein S19, which translates to MARSIKKGPFIDEHLMKKVLKAKETGDNKPIKTWSRRSTIFPEMIGLTINVHNGRQFVPVYITENHVGYKLGEFAPTRTFRGHKGSVQKKIGK; encoded by the coding sequence ATGGCAAGATCGATTAAAAAGGGTCCTTTTATTGATGAGCATTTGATGAAAAAAGTGCTTAAAGCAAAAGAGACCGGTGATAATAAACCAATCAAAACATGGTCACGCCGAAGCACCATCTTCCCGGAGATGATCGGTTTGACTATTAATGTTCACAACGGACGTCAGTTCGTTCCTGTATATATTACAGAGAACCATGTCGGTTACAAACTTGGTGAGTTTGCTCCGACACGTACATTCAGAGGCCACAAAGGCTCTGTCCAGAAAAAGATCGGGAAGTAA
- the rplV gene encoding 50S ribosomal protein L22, which translates to MSKATLKFIRLSPTKARLIAREVQGMNAELALASLEFMPNKAAKVISKVIASAVANGGYEPEEVVISSCRVDKGPVLKRWKPRARGRASRIMKPTSHVIVEVTEAKDK; encoded by the coding sequence ATGAGTAAAGCAACATTGAAATTTATTCGACTCAGCCCGACAAAAGCACGCCTTATTGCTCGAGAAGTACAAGGAATGAATGCAGAACTTGCCCTTGCAAGTCTTGAATTTATGCCTAACAAAGCAGCAAAAGTAATTTCTAAAGTTATCGCTTCAGCGGTTGCTAACGGCGGTTATGAGCCTGAAGAAGTTGTAATTTCTTCATGCCGCGTCGATAAAGGACCTGTTTTGAAGCGTTGGAAACCGCGTGCACGTGGTCGTGCATCACGCATCATGAAACCAACATCTCACGTGATCGTCGAAGTCACAGAAGCGAAGGATAAGTAA
- the rplX gene encoding 50S ribosomal protein L24 yields the protein MAKKFKIKKGDTVEIIAGDDKGKKAEVLQVLPKKDAVIVAGCKVVKKAVKPTEQNPEGGFVNKEMPIHISNVRKVEGA from the coding sequence ATGGCTAAGAAGTTCAAAATCAAAAAGGGCGATACTGTAGAGATTATCGCCGGAGATGACAAAGGCAAAAAAGCAGAAGTTCTTCAAGTTCTTCCTAAAAAAGATGCCGTTATCGTTGCAGGATGCAAGGTTGTTAAAAAGGCTGTTAAGCCAACTGAGCAGAATCCTGAAGGCGGTTTCGTTAACAAAGAGATGCCTATTCACATCTCCAACGTACGCAAAGTAGAAGGTGCATAA
- the rpsJ gene encoding 30S ribosomal protein S10, with the protein MEKIRLKLKAYDHRVLDRSVAAIVEAVKRTGAEIRGPIPMPTKIRRYTVLRSPHINKDSREQFEIRIHARMIDIVSATPDTVDSLMKLDLAPEVDVEVRSMGNKG; encoded by the coding sequence ATGGAAAAAATTCGACTTAAGCTCAAAGCGTACGATCATCGTGTGCTTGATCGATCAGTTGCTGCAATCGTAGAAGCAGTCAAGCGAACAGGAGCCGAAATACGCGGCCCAATTCCTATGCCTACTAAGATCAGACGCTATACAGTGCTCAGATCACCTCATATCAATAAAGATTCACGCGAACAATTTGAAATCAGAATTCATGCACGTATGATAGATATTGTATCTGCTACACCTGATACAGTTGATTCGTTGATGAAACTTGATCTGGCACCAGAAGTAGACGTCGAAGTACGATCTATGGGTAATAAGGGGTAA
- the rplN gene encoding 50S ribosomal protein L14: MIQSFTRLNVADNSGAKEIMCIKVLGGSKRRYASVGDVIVASVKKALPNGKVKKGQVVKAVVVRTKKEIQRENGSLIRFDDNAAVILDNKREPIGTRIFGPVSREVRYANFMKIVSLAPEVL, translated from the coding sequence ATGATTCAAAGTTTCACTAGACTAAATGTCGCTGACAACAGCGGTGCTAAAGAGATCATGTGTATTAAGGTTCTCGGTGGTAGTAAACGACGTTATGCAAGTGTAGGTGACGTTATTGTTGCTTCTGTAAAAAAAGCACTTCCTAACGGAAAAGTGAAAAAAGGTCAAGTTGTCAAAGCAGTAGTTGTCCGAACAAAAAAAGAGATCCAAAGAGAAAATGGTTCTCTTATCAGATTCGATGACAATGCAGCTGTTATTCTTGACAACAAAAGAGAGCCTATCGGTACACGTATTTTTGGTCCTGTAAGCCGTGAAGTTCGTTATGCTAACTTCATGAAAATTGTATCGCTCGCACCGGAGGTTCTATAA
- the rplB gene encoding 50S ribosomal protein L2, with translation MAIKTYKPYTPSRRYMSVVDSSDITSKPTVRKLLKKLPAKAGRNNNGRITSRHKEAGAKKLYRIIDFKRNKFGVEGTVATIEYDPYRNCRICLINYADGDKRYILQPSGLKVGDKVQAAESGLDIKPGNAMKLKNIPVGTLVHNIEMKPGKGGQLVRSAGGYAQIMGREDKYVIIRMPSSEMRKILGECMATVGTVGNEEFANIVIGKAGRSRHLGIRPQTRGSAMNPIDHPHGGGEGKTNSGRHPVTPWGMPTKGFKTRRKKASDKLIISRRKKK, from the coding sequence ATGGCAATTAAAACATATAAACCGTATACACCTAGCCGACGCTATATGAGCGTCGTTGACAGTAGCGACATTACATCTAAACCAACTGTTCGCAAACTGTTGAAAAAACTTCCGGCTAAAGCTGGACGTAACAATAATGGACGTATCACTTCTCGCCATAAAGAAGCGGGTGCGAAAAAACTTTATCGTATCATTGACTTCAAACGAAACAAATTTGGCGTTGAAGGTACTGTTGCAACAATCGAGTACGATCCATACAGAAACTGCCGTATCTGCCTTATCAACTATGCAGATGGTGACAAACGCTACATCCTTCAGCCAAGTGGCTTGAAAGTTGGCGATAAAGTTCAAGCGGCAGAGTCAGGTCTTGATATTAAACCTGGTAACGCTATGAAGTTGAAAAACATCCCTGTCGGTACACTTGTACACAACATTGAGATGAAGCCTGGTAAAGGTGGACAGCTTGTACGAAGTGCCGGCGGATATGCTCAGATTATGGGACGTGAAGACAAATATGTCATCATTCGTATGCCTAGTTCTGAAATGCGTAAAATCCTCGGTGAATGTATGGCTACAGTCGGTACTGTTGGAAATGAAGAGTTTGCAAATATCGTAATCGGTAAAGCTGGTCGCAGCAGACACCTTGGTATTAGACCTCAAACTCGTGGTTCTGCAATGAACCCTATCGATCACCCTCACGGTGGTGGTGAAGGTAAAACAAACTCTGGCCGTCATCCGGTAACTCCATGGGGTATGCCGACTAAAGGCTTTAAAACACGTCGTAAAAAAGCCAGCGATAAACTGATCATTTCACGACGCAAGAAAAAATAA
- the rpsC gene encoding 30S ribosomal protein S3, whose protein sequence is MGQKVNPIGLRLGINRNWSSRWYPNWQRVPAFIAEDDKIRKFLKKELYYAGIADIIIERTAKRLRVTIVAARPGIIIGKKGSDIEKLKTRLQNMVQKPVALNIREEKRPQASAQLAAENVATQLERRVAFRRAMKKVIQAAQKAGAKGIKVQVAGRLGGAEMARTEWYLEGRVPLHTLRAKIDYGFAEAHTTYGIIGVKVWIFKGEVLQKGIQPDPVEEKRGSRGRGRGRGRN, encoded by the coding sequence ATGGGTCAGAAAGTCAATCCGATTGGTTTGCGCCTGGGAATTAACCGAAACTGGTCATCTCGCTGGTACCCTAACTGGCAGCGCGTTCCTGCATTCATTGCAGAAGATGACAAAATCCGCAAGTTCCTTAAAAAAGAGCTTTACTATGCGGGTATCGCAGATATTATTATAGAGCGTACTGCAAAGCGCCTTCGCGTGACTATCGTAGCAGCACGCCCTGGTATTATCATCGGTAAAAAAGGTTCTGATATCGAAAAATTGAAGACTCGTCTTCAAAATATGGTTCAGAAGCCTGTTGCTCTAAATATTCGTGAAGAGAAGCGACCACAAGCTTCTGCACAGCTTGCTGCTGAAAATGTAGCAACTCAGCTTGAGCGACGTGTAGCATTCCGTCGTGCAATGAAAAAAGTTATACAAGCAGCACAAAAAGCTGGTGCAAAAGGTATTAAAGTTCAAGTAGCTGGTCGTCTTGGTGGTGCAGAGATGGCGCGTACAGAGTGGTATCTTGAGGGACGAGTTCCATTGCATACACTTCGTGCAAAAATCGATTACGGTTTTGCTGAAGCTCATACTACTTACGGAATTATCGGTGTTAAAGTATGGATCTTCAAAGGTGAGGTTCTTCAAAAAGGAATCCAGCCTGATCCTGTAGAAGAGAAACGCGGTAGCCGTGGACGCGGTCGTGGTCGAGGGAGGAACTAA
- a CDS encoding 50S ribosomal protein L23, with amino-acid sequence MADITDIKSIVYTEKTLGLQEEGVIVVQTSPKVTKNQLKAIFKEYFGVNPLKVNSLRQSGKVKRFRGKEGKRADFKKFYVKLPEGANIESLSA; translated from the coding sequence ATGGCAGATATTACAGATATCAAATCAATCGTTTATACTGAAAAGACATTGGGCCTTCAGGAAGAGGGTGTCATTGTGGTTCAGACATCTCCGAAAGTTACAAAAAATCAGCTAAAAGCGATTTTTAAAGAGTATTTCGGTGTGAACCCTTTGAAAGTCAACTCTCTTCGCCAAAGCGGTAAAGTAAAGCGTTTCCGAGGAAAAGAGGGGAAACGTGCAGATTTCAAAAAGTTCTATGTGAAGCTACCGGAAGGTGCTAACATTGAGAGCTTGAGCGCGTAA
- the rplE gene encoding 50S ribosomal protein L5, producing the protein MLRLKEKFNELKPVLQEELELKNPMLIPSLEKIVISVGCGNDAKDTKLVQNIADTITVIAGQRAMIVPAKKSVAGFKVREGMPVGVKVTLRGDMMYNFLDKLISIALPRVKDFRGVPRNGFDGHGNYNFGLDEQLMFPEVEYDNIIKTHGMNITIVTTTDSDKAAFLLLEKLGMPFAKGRQNG; encoded by the coding sequence ATGTTGAGACTCAAAGAGAAATTCAATGAACTCAAGCCAGTATTACAAGAAGAGCTTGAGCTTAAAAACCCAATGTTGATACCTTCACTAGAAAAGATTGTTATCAGCGTTGGTTGCGGTAATGATGCAAAAGATACAAAGCTTGTACAAAATATTGCTGATACCATAACAGTAATTGCTGGTCAAAGAGCGATGATTGTTCCTGCTAAAAAATCTGTTGCAGGATTTAAAGTACGTGAAGGAATGCCTGTAGGTGTTAAAGTAACATTACGTGGCGATATGATGTATAATTTCCTTGACAAACTCATCTCTATTGCACTTCCACGGGTTAAAGACTTCCGTGGTGTTCCTCGCAATGGATTTGATGGTCATGGTAACTACAACTTTGGTTTGGATGAGCAGCTTATGTTCCCAGAAGTTGAGTATGACAACATCATTAAAACACATGGTATGAATATTACGATTGTCACAACAACTGACAGTGACAAAGCGGCATTCTTACTTCTTGAGAAGCTTGGTATGCCTTTTGCAAAAGGACGACAAAATGGCTAA
- the rpsQ gene encoding 30S ribosomal protein S17: MASHKRIIQGTVIKKAGDKTATVLVERRVMHPRYHKTVKRFKKYLIHDEKNATKVGDVVTAIECRPISKTKSFRLKEIVSSGVGS, translated from the coding sequence ATGGCGTCTCATAAACGTATTATTCAAGGAACCGTTATCAAAAAAGCGGGTGACAAAACGGCGACAGTATTGGTAGAGCGCCGCGTTATGCACCCTCGCTACCACAAGACGGTAAAACGCTTTAAAAAATATCTCATCCATGATGAGAAGAATGCAACTAAAGTGGGTGATGTGGTTACAGCGATCGAGTGCCGACCGATCTCTAAAACCAAGTCATTCCGCCTCAAAGAGATTGTAAGCTCAGGAGTCGGATCATGA
- the rpmC gene encoding 50S ribosomal protein L29, protein MKYTEIQDKSLQELEGMLKEKKMELFELKLKLRTMQLSNPNEIRACRKDIARIKTAISAQKNA, encoded by the coding sequence ATGAAATATACTGAGATTCAAGATAAAAGCTTGCAAGAGCTTGAAGGGATGTTGAAAGAGAAGAAGATGGAGCTGTTTGAGCTTAAGCTTAAGCTCAGAACAATGCAGCTTTCGAACCCAAATGAGATTCGTGCATGCAGAAAAGACATTGCACGCATCAAGACTGCCATTAGTGCGCAGAAGAATGCATAA